Proteins from a single region of Megachile rotundata isolate GNS110a chromosome 7, iyMegRotu1, whole genome shotgun sequence:
- the mv gene encoding lysosomal-trafficking regulator mauve isoform X2, with amino-acid sequence MLCDRVATCAGGDPRRLPEDAAVYPWFSFDEFPSYEEDTRLRTEDREEDDEKEYEDRLGMSPASTSKLQIFWDHFIRAEPQSYEKSSWLDVFLAELLAQVKEGRDVKDALSFCSTGGGGVSTLVACELLSDVHELCSKRINGDELVGLKRYLAQDRGWRCLAVLQLLGVRGLSCARELVALLVALYPVALQEEPNKAASVASNVSTNSTSVAQERNPYVKFYCNDDTVDTVDIVPHARRRSAKSGRNGVLHEGNVPSRRRAARGQSIGAKVPVQHRQRSFGAFEARRNTPESASSESELLTDGIDQARSLTLKIRLNPMDFEYFTSVVRSDEEQKWQAALYELPARPAKKTPTDYVDERIKQVLDAKISSFEASLLIIQLLQGLRDYDTPPEQTPAVQVLKFALDTLWSLQFGIDCTDLTGTECATLKAAAARLMLTALERVLRANEPTTAVIHNGLLPMTLRLLEDACSKPMNVLSPEEGSLLQEFIFATVYGIVTFLYCLLHQQGTTIEKLSDFLELFQLFTESQDGKLVERTVYAIVDLPSVDPARSVIRARKVIDMIGALTSGLKSVRRDISHATNCNRTKHKSCINNVQIHHHSDVFGTPYAQPIVGAVTKQACCVSSLFMTLANLLKQSHPFATELQVRLIKVSTAAGTCCCFPPRILMTSIVSLLERHDPATYAPAVAFLERTFFKELAAYSESDVCPTCDRPMSFSWDFLELYADLLKLDDPKLCYAIMAHLLKIGPSSKFHIRKELLLKVFYPTFLKAKSCYAADKSNVTAKFLIQSCLSATSCLIVNTQICEGFTEINGLEEVLTLLTDTTFTRNVYALLEVTVIIEIWKSSTEVNLENVEKSALKSLFDSLEKETAELLRALENTADGNTDGKCANLLRDQMSTTEMSDRIILETNSSVVENDTAANRSELEGSIDTLSCFPEVFDNSDVTASCPDTDNEADPNKTINLYQASAAWRAAAGVALCSPKFRAKLSSHSVSQKSLQLFKTLAVLISTDSIADTNKSAHRLFEALLTCCLTSPLCDSDVIMELGRALMDAGIKLGRGLAIIIEALLKVSMLKPAQEETIPQYTRPRLPTMTLDAMPDCAADDSSTGEYVTADDGYEADVEIPGRSPHNSNVKRSNSLGPVVEPRGHANAHPALCSLAVDLLIHFSEQGLDAERASIITAGLRKVAVTCRESASSCAALAGSGVITKILNGFRDIFTNRDTQYQDLQHAILEVFTLLATQSISPSELVTYLALFKVNTPPLLSLLQPLYHLVLVARPQPNFILSFPVMSEAKVFLKTQSEEYKNLEKAENMVNNFRKRHLASGVCSPWSVHATCLPVGPELAWPVWLQGCSVSMWLRVERGLPINGKGILINTSPLLDSDNESLSDWGILSDNWSREVVAGSTSPPTPTSIVHLMSIGFESLVLETWLDLKSDKLILRLTRPDDKTNRTISETSVTGMLPSGRWHHLALNFKDTVLNKRSAVVEVVLWVDGWREINAQLPFDGLLVRKPGTTCVLLGQVGSSNIGAWYLGNLMVFRCPVFTKERALYLASLGPNYTNLAECILNTEKPDFAPLIASGALDGVREIRFEGGKFDTSRRKSYGGTYLRRAVETKVSDTKIDWDAVMDATNSHLGELQDNLLLSYEAQNPNIVHLYPQAIANPAAVVRNLFPGQPGFRVLSAPEHRVSQQPPLSVAPILSVRLECQQYRGLVPAATLVGGVPIFLYLFARVVELNSNEEEQALALSIVLHLIRNDSELLNQYRSEGGTSLILRVLESPRCHAGRHILKAMLDAACDSSILIKDIGSGNHLVSQNCEAVITDPELIKGALTAWRTWAKHDTLNLLLQALLLLLRDQHSQREFNASQLNRVGIVDTILTLCKEHFMYEELGAVLDSTTGSAVVELIRALMGAPPEFAHLVAITDYLVLVHQASETYITHSRHNIYFLLPPIGEKKVVKVTNTVTSSSSDESIGTLENSKLSKGLTNTQIQKNRIPKRKERRNGPPQDTSAGEDSGIAASDGSNPLSNERQSTWTDERKACQGLVCEGLLLLLRDAVRVLPDSQVGSVLKHVLRAELLLVLANNPDTRVRTALIKVVQTYLQRASDEEVNKFIKQKYFMHLANQVALYPGSEPLVVALENLALRGPTLAAMPPLMAMIAKAAATEPNVARPIVSFITDVIAKNPNALRMLLEQGLVESLAQALVGGAHKGGSTSLYRDIHVLLVAIATKLLESPGSHQMQAVIDLHLILNHMELKEKSHCTKNRTCVSIVRDAQVALFDGELDVLATKVSNQSGFRLRSTASYLASASHITSVFTTSSDQSDHGSRSSSYTSLHPSSIAISREPGKGEILDRFRVILTRAVEFITAADESPSGNELQLTKRLFSILLHGFCNPLEKKNHWSSGWSTRHALRKYTAKIMVWLLGPHQSNNTRIFAVRSLMEEPKAREILSSLLEVHPQVEQKFTVFFWDLLQRRDEIPSADARICLELKEALSIWDLAKGIEQASPGIWNEELALLRRELMRDRDIWIDNNLPAIQRVANRFDVLAKQLTESAMTITRMVVEEQNRERKVLMERLKHTRALEAQAIAKWRDLARRLTHERAPWHFPDSYPRSWELDPTEGPARVRIRLQRCHLNIDKRFFMAEYQDKLDAVKFEAPLSYLFMTDRQDANASALIERLHTSERIRKMSQAKVVTPRAELAGEVLIGETCLYFVPDNPDVPLQTDIALGGLDLAMVGGTAWHLEDIRELHRRRYQLQERAIEIFLITGRTYLLAFNSSKERDEFVTELSACNLPRRVPGDDLNEAITLWRSGALTNWEYITCLNKLAGRSYNDLMQYPVFPFVLADYTSENIDLNNPKIYRNFKRPMAVQDKKNEQHYINNYNYLKQALSEGLNLIALNQEPFHYGSHYSNSGTVLHFLVRLPPFTSMFLCYQDDNFDIPDRTFHALATTWRLTSCDSTTDVKELIPEFFYLPEFLLNSEGFNFGIRQNGNRVGDVELPKWCGGDARLFILAHRAALEADVVREVLPYWIDLVFGFRQTGRPAVEAINVFHPATYYGFNVEQIADPLERQAWETMVRTYGQTPAQLFRAAHPLPIQNLGSTIIHNPLPQVIEGVNGIKWGNYVGAPGNEPVLCWKHKHRAPLASLIPLMTGDVFGLPSYTTLLLGYTKEKGASMLSGTSVLAAALVSWGGTDGITRLKCKKEQPPRPLIKSSGLDPITILSSAPDCGQLWAGHLSGRITVHTYTVVTSKIDFNSASASVLLAHRNRITTISLSRAFSIAVSGDASGVIVIWDLNSLMYIRSISCDQNYPIRLLSISETLGDIAVTYDIVGTRENASSQSELKIFTINARAVGSVLSRRRITALCYSNAPEGVSVNVIATGLDNGVIRLWSSWDLRLVREIMNGIKGCGAVIAIAWALDQHHLYAVTEDFTVLIWEGSKRLSNGTPKFVNLTSL; translated from the exons AAATCATCTTGGTTGGACGTGTTTCTCGCCGAACTTCTTGCCCAAGTGAAAGAAGGCCGAGATGTGAAAGATGCTTTATCGTTTTG TTCAACCGGAGGTGGAGGTGTGTCTACTCTCGTAGCTTGCGAGTTGCTCTCGGACGTTCACGAGTTGTGCTCGAAGAGGATCAACGGAGACGAACTGGTCGGACTGAAGAGATACCTGGCTCAGGATCGTGGTTGGCGTTGCTTGGCGGTTTTACAATTGCTCGGTGTACGAGGTCTTTCTTGCGCGCGAGAGCTGGTCGCTCTGCTGGTCGCATTGTACCCGGTTGCTCTTCAAGAGGAACCGAACAAGGCAGCCTCCGTCGCTTCGAACGTGTCCACGAATTCGACGAGCGTCGCCCAAGAGCGCAATCCCTATGTAAAATTCTACTGCAACGACGACACCGTCGACACGGTAGATATCGTGCCGCACGCGAGGCGCAGGTCGGCAAAGTCTGGTCGAAACGGTGTTCTCCACGAAGGCAATGTACCGTCGCGAAGAAGAGCAGCTCGTGGACAAAGTATCGGTGCCAAGGTGCCGGTGCAGCACAGGCAAAGATCGTTTGGTGCGTTCGAAGCGCGTCGGAACACGCCGGAAAGCGCGAGCAGCGAGTCCGAATTGCTGACAGACGGTATCGATCAGGCACGATCGCTGACACTGAAGATCCGCCTGAATCCTATGGACTTTGAGTACTTTACATCCGTCGTCAGAAGCGACGAAGAACAAAAATGGCAAGCGGCCCTGTACGAGTTGCCCGCGAGGCCGGCCAAGAAAACACCCACGGATTACGTGGATGAGAGGATCAAACAAGTGCTGGACGCCAAGATCAGTAGCTTCGAGGCCAGTCTCTTGATCATCCAATTGCTTCAGGGCTTACGAGACTACGATACTCCGCCCGAACAAACACCAGCAgtgcaagttttaaaattcgcTTTAGACACCTTGTGGTCCCTTCAGTTTGGTATCGACTGTACGGATTTAACCGGCACAGAATGTGCCACGTTGAAAGCAGCGGCCGCTAGGCTCATGTTGACCGCTTTGGAACGCGTGTTGAGGGCCAACGAACCTACCACCGCTGTCATTCACAACGGTTTGCTGCCCATGACTCTTAGATTGCTCGAGGATGCTTGCAGCAAGCCTATGAACGTACTCTCGCCGGAAGAAGGCTCTCTTCTCCAGGAATTTATCTTCGCTACCGTCTACGGAATCGTCACTTTCCTCTATTGTTTGTTACATCAACAGGGCACCACTATCGAGAAGCTATCCGACTTTCTGGAATTATTCCAACTGTTTACCGAGAGTCAAGATGGGAAGCTGGTCGAGCGGACCGTGTACGCGATTGTTGACCTACCGAGCGTTGATCCAGCGAGGTCGGTAATCCGCGCCAGAAAGGTCATTGATATGATAGGTGCGCTGACCAGCGGCTTGAAATCCGTTCGACGCGATATTTCTCATGCGACTAACTGCAATCGAACAAAGCATAAATCCTGCATCAATAACGTGCAGATTCATCATCATTCGGATGTATTTGGAACACCGTATGCCCAACCGATCGTCGGCGCAGTTACGAAACAAGCCTGTTGCGTTTCCTCTCTGTTTATGACGCTTGCTAATCTACTGAAGCAGTCTCATCCTTTTGCGACCGAGCTACAAGTTCGATTGATCAAAGTGTCGACAGCAGCAGGCACCTGTTGCTGTTTTCCACCAAGAATACTCATGACCAGCATCGTGTCCCTGCTTGAGAGGCATGATCCAGCAACGTACGCTCCAGCTGTGGCGTTCCTGGAGCGTACGTTCTTCAAAGAACTCGCCGCTTATTCCGAATCCGACGTATGTCCCACCTGCGACAGGCCTATgtccttttcttgggattttctCGAGTTGTACGCGGACCTGTTGAAGTTGGACGATCCGAAACTCTGCTATGCCATAATGGCTCACTTGTTGAAAATCGGACCCTCCTCCAAGTTTCACATTAGAAAGGAATTACTGTTAAAGGTCTTCTATCCGACGTTCTTAAAAGCTAAAAGTTGTTACGCGGCTGACAAAAGCAACGTCACTGCCAAATTTCTCATTCAGTCTTGTCTATCCGCGACATCCTGTTTGATAGTGAACACGCAAATATGCGAAGGATTTACGGAAATTAATGGATTAGAAGAAGTGCTGACCCTGTTGACCGACACGACCTTTACCAGAAACGTTTATGCTCTACTGGAAGTTACCGTCATcatcgaaatttggaaaagttccACGGAAGTTAATCTGGAAAATGTTGAAAAGTCTGCCCTTAAATCCTTGTTTGACTCTCTTGAGAAGGAAACCGCGGAATTATTACGTGCCTTAGAAAATACTGCGGATGGTAACACCGATGGAAAATGCGCAAATCTACTAAGGGATCAAATGTCTACCACAGAGATGAGCGATCGAATTATTTTAGAAACAAACAGCAGCGTCGTAGAAAATGATACTGCCGCCAATCGAAGCGAATTGGAAGGATCGATCGATACGCTCTCCTGTTTCCCAGAAGTATTCGACAATTCCGATGTCACTGCTTCGTGTCCAGACACCGATAATGAGGCCGATCCGAATAAAACAATAAATCTTTACCAAGCTAGCGCAGCGTGGAGAGCCGCGGCTGGTGTAGCACTGTGCAGCCCGAAATTTCGCGCGAAACTGTCCTCGCACTCTGTCTCCCAAAAGTCTTTACAACTTTTCAAAACGTTGGCCGTTCTGATTTCGACGGACAGTATCGCGG atACTAATAAATCAGCGCACAGACTCTTCGAGGCTTTGCTCACGTGCTGCCTGACATCCCCGTTGT GTGACTCCGATGTGATAATGGAATTGGGAAGAGCACTGATGGACGCCGGCATCAAACTGGGTCGTGGATTGGCCATCATTATAGAAGCTTTATTGAAAGTGTCTATGCTGAAGCCGGCTCAAGAAGAAACTATACCACAATACACCCGACCGAGG TTACCAACTATGACATTAGACGCCATGCCAGATTGTGCAGCAGATGACAGTAGCACAGGTGAATATGTGACTGCTGATGATGGTTATGAAGCCGACGTTGAAATACCGGGACGAAGTCCTCACAATAGCAACGTGAAAAGAAGTAATTCGTTGGGCCCCGTAGTCGAACCTCGTGGTCATGCAAATGCTCACCCTGCCTTGTGCTCATTGGCAGTTGACTTGTTGATTCACTTCAGTGAGCA AGGTCTGGATGCCGAGAGAGCATCTATCATAACTGCTGGACTGAGAAAAGTTGCAGTAACTTGCAGAGAAAGTGCTTCGAGTTGTGCCGCTCTGGCTGGCTCAGGCGTtatcacaaaaatattaaatggttTTAGAGATATATTCACTAATAGGGATACTCAATATCAAG ATCTGCAACACGCTATTTTAGAAGTGTTCACCTTATTGGCGACACAATCTATTTCACCGTCAGAATTAGTCACATATTTGGCTTTGTTCAAAGTCAACACACCACCGCTTCTCTCGCTATTGCAACCACTTTATCATCTTGTCCTAGTTGCACGCCCACAGCCCAATTTCATCCTGTCGTTCCCCGTAATGTCCGAGGCAAAAGTATTCTTAAAAACTCAATCAGAAGAATACAAGAACTTAGAAAAGGCTGAGAATATGGTAAACAACTTTCGAAAGAGACATTTAGCGTCCGGTGTATGCAGTCCATGGTCTGTACATGCAACGTGTTTACCAGTCGGGCCTGAATTGGCTTGGCCAGTTTGGTTGCAAGGTTGCTCCGTTTCAATGTGGCTAAGAGTCGAAAGAGGATTACCTATTAACGGCAAAGGAATATTGATTAATACATCACCGTTGTTAGACTCAGACAATGAGAGTTTGTCAGACTGGGGTATCTTGTCAGATAACTGGAGTCGAGAAG TCGTAGCAGGTTCGACATCTCCACCTACTCCGACGTCCATTGTTCATTTGATGTCTATCGGATTTGAGTCTCTGGTTCTTGAAACATGGTTAGATCTTAAATCAG ACAAGTTGATTTTGCGATTAACCCGACCAGACGACAAAACTAATCGGACGATCTCAGAAACGTCGGTAACTGGTATGCTTCCTTCTGGTCGATGGCATCATCTGGCACTGAATTTCAAAGATACCGTTTTGAACAAGCGCAGCGCCGTGGTCGAAGTTGTCCTTTGGGTAGATGGCTGGAGAGAAATCAATGCACAATTACCATTCGATGGTCTATTGGTGAGAAAACCTGGTACTACGTGCGTTTTATTAGGGCAGGTCGGATCAAGCAACATCGGTGCTTGGTATCTTGGTAATTTAATGGTATTCAG GTGTCCAGTATTTACAAAGGAGAGAGCACTATACCTAGCAAGCCTTGGGCCTAATTATACTAATCTCGCTGAATGTATTTTAAATACAGAGAAACCAGATTTCGCGCCGCTAATCGCATCTGGAGCTCTGGACGGTGTTCGTGAAATAAGATTTG AGGGAGGCAAATTCGATACCAGTCGACGGAAATCTTATGGAGGAACATATTTAAGACGCGCTGTCGAAACTAAAGTGTCTGATACTAAAATCGATTGGGATGCAGTTATGGATGCCACAAATTCTCACTTAGGGGAATTGCAAGATAATTTACTTCTTAGTTATGAAGCACAAAATCCCAATATTGTGCATTTGTATCCTCAAGCAATTGCGAATCCTGCTG CTGTAGTCAGAAATCTATTTCCGGGTCAACCAGGTTTTAGAGTTCTTTCTGCACCAGAACACAGAGTTTCACAGCAACCACCTCTGTCTGTAGCTCCGATATTGTCTGTTCGGCTAGAATGCCAACAGTATAGAGGTCTTGTACCAGCTGCTACACTAGTGGGTGGAGtaccaatatttttatatctgttCGCAAGA GTAGTTGAATTGAACTCAAACGAGGAAGAGCAAGCATTAGCTCTTTCGATAGTTTTACACTTAATACGAAATGATTCCGAACTTTTAAATCAGTATCGATCCGAAGGTGGAACATCTTTAATTCTACGCGTTCTAGAATCGCCACGGTGCCACGCAGGTAGACATATTCTGAAAGCAATGTTAGATGCAGCTTGTGATAGTTCGATCCTAATAAAAGATATCGGCAGCGGCAATCATTTGGTCTCACAAAATTGCGAAGCTGTCATCACGGATCCTGAGTTGATCAAAGGTGCATTGACTGCGTGGAGAACGTGGGCGAAACACGATACGTTAAACTTGCTATTACAAGCATTGTTATTGCTCTTAAGAGATCAGCATTCACAGCGTGAATTTAATGCGTCGCAATTGAATAGAGTAGGAATTGTTGACACAATTTTAACGCTGTGCAAA GAGCACTTCATGTACGAAGAACTGGGCGCTGTACTCGATTCCACGACTGGATCTGCGGTGGTTGAATTAATAAGAGCACTAATGGGGGCTCCCCCAGAATTTGCTCATTTAGTAGCCATCACAGATTATTTAGTTCTTGTTCACCAAGCGTCGGAAACTTACATAACTCATTCGAGACACAACATATATTTCTTATTGCCACCCATAGGTGAGAAAAAGGTTGTGAAAGTCACCAACACAGTAACTTCTAGTTCTTCTGATGAATCTATAGGAACTCTAGAGAACAGTAAACTGAGCAAAGGTTTAACAAATACACAG ATTCAAAAGAACAGAATACCAAAAAGGAAGGAACGTCGAAATGGGCCTCCTCAAGATACCAGTGCTGGAGAAGATTCTGGAATTGCGGCTAGCGATGGATCTAATCCTCTGAGTAAT GAAAGACAGTCTACATGGACAGACGAAAGAAAAGCTTGCCAAGGACTGGTTTGCGAAGGACTTTTGCTACTACTGCGAGATGCAGTTAGAGTTTTACCTGACAGTCAAGTTGGCTCGGTACTAAAACATGTTCTAAGAGCAGAGCTCCTACTTGTTTTAGCTAATAATCCTGACACTAGAGTTCGAACAGCATTGATCAAG GTCGTTCAAACATACTTGCAACGTGCTAGCGACGAAGAAGTTAACAAATTCATAAAACAAAAGTATTTTATGCATTTAGCTAATCAAGTAGCATTATATCCAGGAAGTGAACCGTTGGTGGTTGCCTTAGAGAATTTAGCTTTAAGAGGACCAACATTGGCCGCCATGCCTCCATTAATGGCGATGATAGCAAAAGCTGCAGCTACCGAACCAAACGTAGCCAGACCAATAGTGTCTTTTATCACTGATGTAATTGCAAAG AATCCCAATGCTTTGAGGATGCTATTAGAACAAGGGTTAGTCGAATCACTGGCACAAGCATTAGTTGGAGGAGCTCACAAAGGTGGCTCTACCTCTCTTTACCGAGATATTCATGTGCTTTTGGTTGCCATCGCCACAAAACTTTTGGAATCTCCAGGAAGTCATCAAATGCAAGCTGTTATAGACTTGCATTTGATATTAAACCACATGGAACTAAAAGAAAAATCCCATTGCACTAAGAACAGAACTTGCGTGTCGATTGTGAGGGACGCTCAAGTTGCTCTTTTTGACGGAGAACTCGATGTGCTCGCAACGAAAGTCTCGAATCAGTCGGGTTTCCGACTACGTAGCACGGCATCGTATCTCGCTTCAGCATCTCATATTACTTCGG tcTTCACAACATCAAGCGATCAAAGCGATCATGGCTCCCGTTCATCCAGTTACACCAGTTTGCATCCATCTTCAATCGCGATTTCACGCGAACCGGGCAAAGGGGAAATACTCGATCGATTTCGAGTTATTCTAACGCGCGCCGTCGAATTTATAACGGCAGCTGATGAATCGCCGTCAGGAAATGAGTTACAATTAACCAAAAGATTATTCTCGATTCTTTTGCACGGTTTTTGCAATCCGTTAGAGAAGAAAAATCATTGGAGTAGCGGATGGTCTACGAGACATGCTTTGAGAAAATACACGGCTAAGATAATGGTGTGGCTACTTGGACCCCATCAGAGTAATAACACCAGGATCTTTGCTGTTAGATCACTCATGGAGGAACCGAAAGCTCGTGAAATTCTGTCTTCTCTTTTAGAAGTCCATCCACAG GTAGAACAAAAATTTACTGTGTTCTTTTGGGATCTTCTGCAAAGACGAGATGAAATACCTAGTGCCGATGCGAGAATATGTTTAGAATTGAAAGAAGCATTGAGCATATGGGATTTAGCGAAAGGAATAGAACAAGCTAGTCCTGGCATATGGAACGAGGAACTAGCATTGCTAAGACGAGAATTAATGAGAGATCGAGATATAtggattgataacaatcttCCAGCGATTCAAAG GGTCGCCAATAGATTTGACGTACTTGCTAAACAGCTAACCGAAAGTGCCATGACTATAACACGAATGGTCGTGGAGGAACAAAATCGAGAACGTAAAGTATTAATGGAAAGACTGAAACATACAAGAGCATTGGAAGCCCAAGCGATTGCTAAGTGGAGAGATTTAGCACGTCGTTTAACTCATGAAAGAGCTCCATGGCACTTTCCAGATAGTTATCCAAGAAGTTGGGAACTGGACCCAACGGAAGGCCCAGCTAGAGTCAGAATACGACTACAACGATGTCACTTGAATATTGACAAAAGATTTTTTATGGCTGAATATCAAGATAAATTAG atGCAGTGAAATTTGAAGCGCCTTTGTCTTACCTATTTATGACTGATCGCCAAGATGCAAATGCTTCAGCATTAATCGAGCGATTACACACTAGCGAAAGAATACGTAAAATGTCTCAAGCCAAAGTGGTTACACCTAGAGCTGAATTAGCTGGCGAGGTTCTTATCGGTGAAACTTGTCTTTACTTTGTTCCTGATAATCCTGATGTGCCATTACAAACGGAT ATAGCTCTGGGAGGTCTGGATTTAGCTATGGTAGGTGGAACAGCATGGCATTTGGAAGATATTCGAGAATTGCATAGAAGAAGATATCAACTTCAAGAGCGAGCTATTGAAATATTTCTGATTACTGGAAGAACTTATTTACTTGCATTTAATTCTTCGAAG GAAAGAGACGAGTTTGTAACAGAACTCTCTGCTTGCAATTTACCAAGACGAGTACCCGGTGATGATTTAAACGAAGCTATCACTTTGTGGAGAAGTGGGGCTTTAACGAATTGGGAATATATAAcctgtttaaataaattagctGGTCGTTCGTACAATGATTTAATGCAATACCCTGTGTTCCCATTTGTGCTAGCAGATTATACGAGTGAAAACATTGATTTAAATAACCCGAAAATTTACAG gaatttcaaacgTCCTATGGCTGTGCAGGATAAGAAAAATGAACAACAttatataaacaattataat TATCTTAAGCAAGCTTTATCTGAAGGATTAAACTTAATTGCTTTGAATCAAGAACCATTTCATTATGGATCACACTATAGTAATTCTGGAACGGTATTACACTTTTTGGTACGATTGCCGCCATTCACTAGCATGTTTCTATGTTATCAag atgACAATTTTGACATTCCTGATCGAACATTCCACGCATTGGCTACCACGTGGAGATTAACTAGTTGCGATTCCACAACCGATGTGAAAGAActaattcctgaattctttTATTTACCTGAATTCTTATTAAATTCTGAAG gatttaactttgggattcgACAGAATGGTAATCGCGTAGGAGATGTCGAGTTACCAAAATGGTGTGGAGGCGATGCCCGACTTTTTATTCTTGCTCATAGAGCAGCTTTAGAAGCAGATGTTGTTCGAGAAGTTTTACCCTATTGGATCGATCTGGTTTTTGGATTTAGACAAACTGGTAGACCAGCAGTGGAAGCTATAAATGTTTTTCATCCTGCG acTTACTATGGATTCAATGTTGAACAAATAGCGGATCCTTTGGAACGTCAAGCCTGGGAAACAATGGTGCGCACATACGGTCAGACACCAGCACAATTATTCAGAGCTGCTCATCCATTACCAATTCAGAACCTTGGAAGTACAATAATACATAACCCATTACCACAAGTTATCGAAGGTGTAAATG GCATCAAATGGGGAAATTATGTTGGTGCACCCGGAAATGAACCGGTTTTATGTTGGAAACATAAACATAGAGCACCATTAGCGTCTCTAATTCCGCTAATGACCGGTGACGTGTTTGGATTACCTAGTTATACTACTCTTTTGCTTGGTTATACAAAGGAAAAGG GCGCTAGTATGTTAAGTGGAACATCTGTATTGGCCGCTGCTTTAGTGTCATGGGGTGGTACAGATGGAATCACAAGACTGAAATGTAAAAAAGAACAACCACCAAGACCATTAATTAAGTCCTCTGGTCTTGATCCA ATTACTATTTTAAGTTCTGCTCCAGACTGTGGACAATTATGGGCTGGACACCTATCTGGTAGAATAACGGTGCACACATATACCGTTGTGACaagtaaaattgattttaattcgGCATCAGCATCTGTTCTTTTAGCTCATAGAAACAGAATAACGACAATATCTCTTTCGCGAGCATTTAGCATAGCTGTCTCAGGTGATGCCAGTGGCGTCATCGTCATCTGGGATTTAAACAG TTTAATGTATATAAGATCCATATCATGCGATCAAAATTATCCTATTCGTTTATTATCGATTAGCGAAACTCTTGGAGATATTGCAGTTACTTATGATATTGTTGGAACAAGAGAAAACGCTTCGAGTCAATCTGAATTGAAAATATTCACAATAAATGCGCGAGCAGTTGGATCCGTTTTGTCTAGAAGAAGAATAACAGCTCTTTGCTATAGCAACGCACCAGAAGGGGTTTCCGTAAATGTTATTGCGACGGGATTAGATAACGGAGTAATAAGATTATGGAgcagttgggatttgagattagTCAGAGAAATTATGAATGGTATCAAAGGATGTGGGGCTGTAATTGCAATAGCATGGGCCTTAGATCAACATCACTTGTATGCAGTAACTGAAGATTTTACTGTCCTCATATGGGAAGGATCAAAACGTTTGAGTAATGGTACTCCGAAATTCGTTAACTTAACATCATTGTAA